The genomic region TGCCGGTCGGGGCGATAGTCGTGGTCGTGGCATTTCTCATCTTCTCCTGGCCTTTTCGGTCGTAAACAGAACCAGGGAAGTTAGGGAAATTGCCCCGCCGAGCGGCCAACTCCGCGGACGCAGCCTTGGATTCGGCCTGAATAAAGCTCATGACCTTCTCGGCGGTCTGCACCGCCTCTTCGGAGTTATAGGGAATGCCCAACTTGACCAGCATGTCGGCAAAGCCCATTACTCCCAGGCCGATCTTGCGGTTCTGCATGGTGCGCTCGGCAATTTCCGGCAAGGGAAACTTATTGGCGTCAATGACGTTGTCCAGGAAATGGACCGCGGTCCACACGATTTCCTTTAATTGTTCGTAATCTATGGTCCCGACAAACCGGCCGTCATTAACGACCGCAGCCAGATTGAGGGATCCCAGATTGCAGGATTCATACGGCAGCAGCGGTTGTTCGCCGCAGGGGTTGGTGGCCTCGATCTCCCCGACATGCGGAATGGGGTTGGCCCAGGAGCTTTGGACGATCATATCGAACAGCGCCGCGGCATTGACCTTTTTGACCACCTCGCCGGTGCGGGGATTGACCAGGGGAAAATCATCCTGGTTTTTCACCGCCTCCATGAAGGCGTCGGTCAGGCCCAC from Deltaproteobacteria bacterium harbors:
- a CDS encoding ribonucleotide-diphosphate reductase subunit alpha (Catalyzes the rate-limiting step in dNTP synthesis), whose translation is MNTIHENAISGGLPLSPNALVVLKKRYLRKDDQGEVCETVPDMFERVAATIAQVDRLYDPEADIEETAIKFCNLMASLAFMPNSPTLMNAGRAIKHTALIHKSGGGTGFAFSRIRPEGDPVMSTKGVASGPISFMEIFNTATETIKQGGTRRGANMALLRVDHPDVEKFITCKNKLDSLNNFNISVGLTDAFMEAVKNQDDFPLVNPRTGEVVKKVNAAALFDMIVQSSWANPIPHVGEIEATNPCGEQPLLPYESCNLGSLNLAAVVNDGRFVGTIDYEQLKEIVWTAVHFLDNVIDANKFPLPEIAERTMQNRKIGLGVMGFADMLVKLGIPYNSEEAVQTAEKVMSFIQAESKAASAELAARRGNFPNFPGSVYDRKGQEKMRNATTTTIAPTG